In Dissulfurirhabdus thermomarina, one genomic interval encodes:
- a CDS encoding CbbQ/NirQ/NorQ/GpvN family protein has translation MLSKEGAPGAVPIDKFFITEEPFYLPQGREVELAEAAHANRLPLLLKGPTGCGKTRFMEYLAWRLGRPLVTVSCHDDLTTADLVGRYLIRGGETVWVDGPLTLAVKAGGICYLDEVVEARKDTTVVLHPLADDRRTLPVEKRGELLRAPADFMLAVSYNPGYQSVLKELKPSTRQRFVALEFGFPPPEIEARIVAREAGLDPETAARLVHLGGLTRGLREQGLLEGASTRLLVHAGLLLRAGIDPEAACLAAVCEPLTDDHEILEGLREMVRAVF, from the coding sequence ATGTTAAGCAAAGAAGGCGCACCCGGCGCCGTCCCGATAGACAAGTTCTTTATCACCGAAGAACCATTCTACCTCCCGCAGGGCCGGGAGGTGGAACTGGCCGAGGCGGCCCACGCCAACCGGCTGCCCCTCCTCCTCAAGGGGCCCACCGGGTGCGGCAAAACCCGCTTCATGGAATACCTCGCCTGGCGCCTCGGCCGGCCCCTGGTCACCGTCTCGTGCCACGACGACCTCACCACCGCCGACCTCGTCGGCCGCTACCTCATCCGGGGCGGGGAGACCGTCTGGGTGGACGGCCCCCTGACCCTGGCGGTGAAGGCCGGCGGGATCTGCTACCTCGACGAGGTGGTGGAGGCCCGAAAGGACACCACCGTGGTCCTGCACCCGCTGGCCGACGACCGCCGGACCCTGCCCGTGGAGAAACGGGGGGAACTCCTCCGGGCGCCGGCGGACTTCATGCTGGCCGTCTCCTACAATCCCGGCTACCAGAGCGTCCTGAAGGAGCTCAAGCCCAGCACCCGGCAGCGCTTCGTGGCCCTGGAGTTCGGCTTTCCGCCGCCGGAGATCGAGGCCCGGATCGTGGCCCGCGAGGCGGGCCTCGACCCGGAGACGGCGGCCCGCCTGGTGCACCTGGGGGGGCTGACCCGCGGGCTCCGGGAACAGGGGCTCCTCGAAGGGGCGAGCACCCGCCTCCTGGTCCATGCCGGCCTCCTGCTGCGGGCCGGCATCGATCCGGAGGCGGCGTGCCTGGCCGCCGTCTGCGAACCCCTCACCGACGACCACGAGATCCTGGAGGGCCTGCGGGAGATGGTGCGGGCGGTCTTCTGA
- the ettA gene encoding energy-dependent translational throttle protein EttA, whose amino-acid sequence MGSDGEKIIYTMMRVGKSYDGRPVLKDISLSYFYGAKIGVLGLNGSGKSTLLRIMAGVDRNFDGEAVLSPGYTVGYLEQEPLVAETKTVREVVEEGAAEAVALLAEFNEISARFAEPLDDGEMDRLIARQAEVQERIDALDAWDLDARLEMAMDALRCPPGETPVDVLSGGERRRVALCRLLLQRPDILLLDEPTNHLDAETVAWLEQHLSRYEGTVIAVTHDRYFLDNVAGWILELDRGRGIPWKGNYSSWLEQKEQRLAREEKDAERRRRTLQRELEWIRMTPKGRHAKSKARISAYESLLGEEGRARAGELEIYIPPGPRLGDVVIQAEGVRKAYGDRLLMDGLAFTVPPGAIVGIIGPNGAGKTTLFRMITGEEAPDAGTIRLGETVQLAYVDQTRRGLDPAATVWEAVSGGQETLDLGGRTVNSRAYVARFNFTGADQQKRVSDLSGGMRNRVYLARMLREGANVLLLDEPTNDLDVNTLRALEAALDAFAGCALVISHDRWFLDRVATHILAFEGESRVHWFEGNFTEYEADKVRRLGPEAVQPHRIKYRRLTRA is encoded by the coding sequence ATGGGAAGCGACGGCGAAAAGATCATCTACACCATGATGCGGGTGGGCAAGTCCTACGACGGCCGCCCCGTCCTGAAGGACATCTCCCTCTCCTATTTCTACGGCGCCAAGATCGGCGTCCTGGGCCTCAACGGCTCGGGCAAGAGCACGCTGCTCCGCATCATGGCCGGCGTGGACCGCAACTTCGACGGGGAGGCGGTCCTCTCCCCGGGCTACACCGTGGGTTACCTCGAGCAGGAGCCCCTAGTGGCCGAGACCAAGACGGTCCGCGAGGTGGTGGAGGAGGGGGCCGCCGAGGCCGTGGCGCTCCTGGCGGAGTTCAACGAGATCAGCGCCCGGTTCGCCGAGCCCCTGGACGACGGCGAGATGGACCGCCTCATCGCCCGCCAGGCCGAGGTCCAGGAGCGGATCGACGCCCTGGACGCCTGGGACCTCGACGCTCGGCTCGAGATGGCCATGGACGCGCTCCGGTGCCCGCCCGGGGAGACCCCGGTGGACGTCCTCTCCGGCGGTGAGCGCCGGCGCGTGGCCCTGTGCCGGCTGCTGCTCCAGCGGCCCGACATCCTCCTCCTCGACGAGCCCACCAACCACCTCGACGCCGAGACCGTGGCCTGGCTGGAGCAGCACCTGTCGCGCTACGAGGGCACGGTGATCGCCGTGACCCACGACCGCTACTTCCTGGACAACGTGGCCGGTTGGATCCTGGAGCTCGACCGGGGCCGCGGCATCCCCTGGAAGGGGAACTACAGCTCGTGGCTGGAACAGAAGGAGCAGCGGCTGGCCCGGGAGGAGAAGGACGCCGAGCGCCGCCGCCGCACCCTCCAGCGGGAGCTCGAGTGGATCCGGATGACCCCCAAGGGCCGGCACGCCAAGTCCAAGGCCCGGATCAGCGCCTACGAGTCGCTGCTCGGGGAGGAGGGGCGGGCCCGCGCCGGGGAGCTCGAGATCTACATCCCCCCCGGGCCGCGCCTGGGCGACGTGGTCATCCAGGCCGAGGGCGTCCGCAAGGCCTACGGCGACCGGCTCCTCATGGACGGCCTCGCCTTCACCGTGCCCCCCGGGGCCATCGTGGGGATCATCGGCCCCAACGGGGCCGGCAAGACCACGCTCTTTCGCATGATCACCGGCGAGGAGGCCCCGGACGCGGGCACCATCCGCCTGGGCGAGACGGTGCAGCTGGCCTACGTGGATCAGACCCGCCGCGGCCTCGACCCGGCGGCCACGGTCTGGGAGGCCGTCTCCGGCGGCCAGGAGACCCTGGACCTCGGGGGCCGGACCGTGAACTCCCGCGCCTACGTGGCCCGGTTCAACTTCACCGGGGCCGACCAGCAGAAGCGGGTCTCGGACCTCTCCGGGGGCATGCGGAACCGGGTCTACCTCGCGCGGATGCTCCGGGAGGGGGCCAACGTCCTCCTCCTCGACGAGCCCACCAACGACCTCGACGTGAACACCCTCCGGGCCCTGGAGGCCGCCCTCGACGCCTTCGCCGGATGTGCCCTGGTCATCAGCCACGACCGGTGGTTCCTCGACCGGGTGGCCACCCACATCCTCGCCTTCGAGGGGGAGAGCCGCGTTCACTGGTTCGAGGGGAACTTCACCGAGTACGAGGCCGACAAGGTGCGACGGCTCGGGCCCGAGGCGGTCCAGCCGCACCGGATCAAGTACCGCCGGCTGACACGGGCCTGA
- a CDS encoding cytochrome c3 family protein, producing MKQAEGKRGPVAAALAVGFVAAAAAGLLTASQVRSTSSVEFCASCHEMTLFRRTWETGPHGTARMGAIKARCVDCHLPHEGVVGYLAVKTRAGIHDVLAHLTGKKTDWLSKWKNRGPHVHGAYESGCRHCHKDLVVPGIPIKAFSAHRAYRLGETTLHCLDCHQKAGHGDIAAVLQAGGGQGDGPAGGGRL from the coding sequence ATGAAACAAGCGGAAGGGAAGAGGGGCCCGGTGGCGGCGGCCCTGGCGGTGGGCTTCGTCGCCGCCGCCGCCGCCGGATTGCTGACCGCGTCGCAAGTCCGGTCCACCAGCTCGGTGGAGTTTTGCGCCTCGTGCCACGAGATGACCCTCTTCAGGCGGACGTGGGAGACCGGGCCCCACGGCACGGCCAGGATGGGGGCCATAAAGGCGAGGTGCGTGGACTGTCACCTCCCCCACGAGGGGGTGGTCGGGTACTTGGCCGTCAAGACCAGGGCCGGGATCCACGACGTCCTCGCCCATCTGACGGGGAAGAAGACCGATTGGCTCTCCAAGTGGAAAAACAGGGGCCCCCACGTGCACGGCGCCTACGAATCCGGGTGCCGCCACTGCCACAAGGATCTCGTCGTCCCCGGCATCCCGATAAAGGCCTTTAGCGCTCACCGGGCCTACCGGCTCGGGGAGACCACCCTTCATTGCCTGGACTGTCACCAGAAGGCCGGGCATGGCGACATCGCCGCCGTGCTCCAGGCCGGGGGCGGGCAGGGGGACGGGCCGGCCGGGGGTGGAAGGCTATGA
- a CDS encoding NYN domain-containing protein, whose protein sequence is MNGQPKTDNLAVFCDFENIALGVRDAKYDKFDIHRVLERLLLKGNIVVKKAYCDWARYKEFKEPMHEAAFELIEIPHVRQSGKNSADIRMVVDALDLCYTKAHVDTFVIISGDSDFSPLVSKLRENNKVVIGVGVKNSSSDLLIANCDEFIYYDDLVRKKEKKRSRGKKAAKPQAGADEKAAPKNEEERKQEALDLVMETVEALFEERGEEEKIWGSMVKQTLKRRKPGFNESYYGFRTFSKLLEEAEARRLLELERDEKSGGYIIKGYAHEE, encoded by the coding sequence GTGAACGGTCAGCCCAAGACGGACAACCTGGCGGTGTTCTGCGACTTCGAGAACATCGCCCTCGGGGTCCGAGACGCCAAGTACGACAAGTTCGACATCCACCGGGTCCTGGAACGCCTGCTCCTCAAGGGCAACATCGTGGTCAAGAAGGCCTACTGCGACTGGGCCCGCTACAAGGAGTTCAAGGAGCCCATGCACGAGGCGGCCTTCGAGCTCATCGAGATCCCCCACGTGCGCCAGTCCGGCAAGAACTCCGCCGACATCCGCATGGTGGTGGACGCCCTGGACCTCTGCTACACCAAGGCCCACGTGGACACCTTCGTGATCATCAGCGGCGACTCCGACTTTTCGCCCCTGGTGAGCAAGCTCCGGGAGAACAACAAGGTGGTCATCGGCGTGGGGGTGAAGAACTCCTCCTCCGACCTCCTCATCGCCAACTGCGACGAGTTCATCTACTACGACGATCTCGTCCGGAAGAAGGAGAAGAAGCGCTCCCGGGGCAAGAAGGCCGCCAAACCCCAGGCCGGGGCCGACGAGAAGGCCGCTCCGAAGAACGAGGAGGAGCGCAAGCAGGAGGCCTTGGACCTCGTCATGGAGACCGTGGAGGCCCTCTTCGAGGAACGGGGCGAGGAGGAGAAGATCTGGGGCTCCATGGTGAAGCAGACCCTCAAGCGCCGGAAGCCCGGCTTCAACGAGTCGTACTACGGCTTCCGGACCTTCAGCAAGCTGCTGGAGGAGGCCGAGGCCCGCCGCCTCCTCGAGCTCGAGCGCGACGAGAAGTCCGGCGGCTACATCATCAAGGGCTACGCCCACGAGGAATGA
- a CDS encoding TrpB-like pyridoxal phosphate-dependent enzyme, with amino-acid sequence MSDSYRILLPESELPEAWYNILPHLPKPLAPPLNPATGKPVTPDELKPIFPDALIAQEMSTEPWIEIPGPVREILRLWRPSPLHRARNLERALGTPARIYYKNEGVSPPGSHKPNTAVAQAYYNKEAGIRRLATETGAGQWGSSLAFACRFFDMECTVYMVKVSYEQKPYRRIMMNVWGGEVFPSPTDRTAAGRAVRERNPDSNGSLGIAISEAVEDAATREDTNYALGSVLNHVLIHQTVIGLETQKQLALAGERPDMLIGCVGGGSNFGGFILPFVKELIDGKSNAEIIGVEPKSCPTLTKGAYRYDFGDTAGMTPLMLMYTLGHTFEPPGIHAGGLRYHGDAPLLCHLVHEGYVKARAYTQNPVFEAALLFARTEGIIPAPETSHALRAVVDEALRCKETGEEKCIVCCFSGHGHFDLAAYDAFLEGRLEDYEYPDELIQKALGDLPKFPTGI; translated from the coding sequence ATGAGTGACAGCTACCGAATCCTGCTTCCCGAGTCCGAGCTCCCCGAGGCCTGGTACAACATCCTGCCCCACCTTCCCAAGCCCCTGGCCCCGCCCCTCAACCCGGCCACCGGGAAACCCGTCACGCCGGACGAGCTCAAGCCCATCTTCCCCGACGCCCTCATCGCCCAGGAGATGAGCACCGAGCCCTGGATCGAGATCCCCGGCCCCGTCCGGGAGATCCTCCGCCTCTGGCGCCCGAGCCCGCTCCACCGGGCCCGGAACCTCGAAAGGGCCCTCGGGACCCCGGCCCGCATCTACTACAAGAACGAGGGCGTCAGCCCCCCGGGCAGCCACAAGCCCAACACCGCCGTGGCCCAGGCCTACTACAACAAGGAGGCCGGCATCCGCCGCCTGGCCACCGAGACCGGGGCCGGCCAATGGGGGAGCTCCCTCGCCTTCGCCTGCCGTTTCTTCGACATGGAGTGCACGGTCTACATGGTGAAGGTGAGCTACGAGCAAAAACCCTACCGGCGCATCATGATGAACGTCTGGGGCGGCGAGGTCTTCCCCTCCCCCACCGACCGCACCGCCGCCGGCCGGGCCGTCCGCGAGCGGAACCCCGACTCCAACGGGAGCCTCGGCATCGCCATCTCCGAGGCGGTGGAGGACGCCGCCACCCGGGAGGACACCAACTACGCCCTGGGCAGCGTGCTCAACCACGTCCTGATCCACCAGACGGTCATCGGCCTCGAGACCCAGAAGCAGCTCGCCCTGGCCGGGGAACGCCCCGACATGCTCATCGGGTGCGTGGGCGGCGGCTCCAACTTCGGCGGCTTCATCCTGCCCTTCGTCAAGGAGCTCATCGACGGGAAGAGCAACGCCGAGATCATCGGCGTGGAGCCGAAATCCTGCCCCACCCTCACCAAGGGAGCCTACCGGTACGACTTCGGCGACACGGCGGGCATGACGCCCCTCATGCTCATGTACACCCTGGGCCACACCTTCGAGCCCCCGGGGATCCACGCCGGCGGGTTGCGCTACCACGGCGACGCCCCGCTGCTCTGCCACCTGGTCCACGAGGGCTACGTCAAGGCCCGGGCCTACACCCAGAACCCGGTCTTCGAGGCCGCCCTCCTCTTCGCCCGGACGGAGGGGATCATCCCGGCGCCCGAGACCTCCCATGCCCTGCGGGCCGTGGTGGACGAGGCCCTTCGGTGCAAGGAGACCGGGGAAGAAAAGTGCATCGTCTGCTGCTTCAGCGGGCACGGCCACTTCGACCTGGCCGCCTACGACGCCTTCCTCGAGGGACGCCTCGAGGACTACGAGTACCCGGACGAACTCATCCAAAAGGCCCTGGGCGACCTGCCGAAATTCCCCACCGGGATCTAG
- a CDS encoding AsmA family protein has translation MKRWQKIAVAAAGTVLVLAAIFYVLAKVLITPERVRAVVVPAAEKALHRKVDLGRIEVQPFTGIVLERLTVHGLGGAPPFVAADRVVLRYRLWPLLVLKVVVDEARLERPRIRVVREAGGRFNFSDLAGPPAEAPAKAAAPEKGGGAPPIRLLVSRVSVTGGDVAFEDRAVAGKAPFRFHVAELSVEAEDITLAGSFPFRLSARVNGAPLTAEGRVSPAAGRVSAAVRLKGLDVTAFAPYYAAALPGRLRAARLDLDLTADAGAETAASRGRVRVHGLDLDLAALPEAPIRGAALTLDYDVNADLATGALVLGKNRLDANGIAVEVSGTVRDLAGTPRLDLTAALPALDLRAALKALPPALAAPAAGLDPSGTVSARVHLAGPADRPLALAGDGNVTFTGVRVSAGGLRPGLDGALRLEGDRVHSRGLALDLEKAGRAALDLEASGIFGRPVTARLDVTADRLDLDPLLGGAGAAAAPAQAPEPARKPAAAPAGEVGPFDIPATARGTVRVAEARLKGLAVTDFRLRWRLKKNVLTVEELAGRAAGGAFRGTAAVDLGRRGLAWQARLALDRIQAEPVTAALLPAARGTVFGTLTLDARLSGRGTRPEAVRRSLSGTGTVRLADGRLTGTGLVQGLADFVGIEDLRVLHFRKADGRFTVKDGKVRLDARLGGGDVRLAPKGTVGLDGTLDLALGARLSPKLAARLDRKGGVTRYLADAEGWTLLPLRVRGTADRPRFALDAKAVKRQVKERAKGEIRKRVLEEIFKEKDGEKRQPDGARQRPEERLLDDALKGILGN, from the coding sequence ATGAAACGCTGGCAAAAGATCGCCGTCGCGGCCGCCGGGACCGTCCTGGTCCTCGCGGCCATCTTCTACGTGCTGGCCAAGGTCCTCATCACCCCGGAGCGGGTGCGGGCCGTGGTGGTGCCCGCCGCCGAAAAGGCCCTCCACCGGAAGGTGGACCTCGGGCGGATCGAGGTGCAGCCCTTCACCGGGATCGTCCTGGAGCGGCTCACCGTCCACGGCCTCGGCGGGGCGCCGCCCTTCGTGGCCGCCGACCGGGTGGTGCTCCGCTACCGGCTCTGGCCGCTCCTCGTCCTCAAGGTGGTGGTGGACGAGGCCCGCCTGGAGAGACCGCGGATCCGGGTGGTCCGGGAGGCCGGCGGCCGCTTCAACTTCAGCGACCTGGCCGGGCCGCCCGCCGAGGCGCCCGCGAAGGCCGCCGCCCCGGAAAAGGGCGGCGGCGCCCCGCCCATCCGGCTCCTCGTCTCGCGGGTCTCGGTCACCGGCGGCGACGTCGCCTTCGAGGACCGCGCCGTGGCGGGGAAGGCCCCCTTCCGCTTCCACGTGGCGGAGCTGTCGGTGGAGGCCGAGGACATCACCCTGGCCGGGAGTTTCCCCTTCCGCCTCTCGGCCCGGGTGAACGGGGCCCCGCTCACCGCGGAGGGCCGGGTGAGCCCCGCCGCGGGCCGGGTGAGCGCCGCCGTCCGCCTCAAGGGGCTCGACGTCACCGCCTTCGCCCCCTACTACGCGGCCGCCCTCCCCGGCCGCCTCCGCGCCGCCCGCCTGGACCTCGACCTCACCGCCGACGCGGGTGCCGAGACCGCGGCCTCCCGCGGCCGCGTCCGCGTCCACGGTCTCGATCTCGACCTGGCCGCCCTGCCGGAGGCCCCGATCCGGGGGGCCGCCCTCACCCTGGACTACGACGTGAACGCGGACCTCGCCACCGGGGCCCTGGTCCTGGGCAAGAACCGCCTGGACGCCAACGGGATCGCCGTGGAGGTCTCCGGCACGGTGCGGGATCTCGCCGGGACCCCCCGCCTGGACCTCACCGCCGCGCTTCCGGCCCTCGACCTCCGCGCCGCCCTGAAGGCCCTGCCCCCCGCCCTCGCCGCCCCCGCGGCCGGGCTCGACCCCTCGGGGACGGTCTCGGCCCGGGTGCACCTGGCCGGCCCGGCCGACCGTCCCTTGGCGCTGGCCGGGGACGGCAACGTCACCTTCACCGGCGTCCGGGTCTCGGCGGGGGGCCTCCGGCCCGGGCTCGACGGCGCCCTCCGCCTGGAGGGGGACCGGGTGCACAGCCGCGGCCTCGCCCTGGACCTGGAAAAGGCCGGGCGGGCGGCCCTGGACCTCGAGGCGTCGGGCATCTTCGGCCGGCCCGTGACCGCCCGCCTGGACGTCACCGCCGACCGCCTGGACCTCGACCCGCTCCTCGGCGGGGCCGGGGCCGCGGCGGCGCCGGCCCAGGCGCCGGAGCCGGCCCGGAAACCCGCCGCGGCCCCGGCGGGTGAGGTCGGTCCCTTCGACATCCCGGCCACGGCGCGGGGGACGGTCCGGGTGGCCGAGGCCCGCCTGAAGGGCCTCGCGGTCACGGACTTCCGCCTCCGCTGGCGGCTCAAGAAGAACGTCCTCACCGTGGAGGAACTCGCCGGCCGGGCCGCCGGCGGCGCCTTCCGGGGCACGGCCGCCGTGGACCTCGGCCGCCGGGGCCTGGCCTGGCAGGCCCGGCTCGCCCTGGACCGCATCCAGGCCGAGCCCGTGACGGCCGCCCTCCTCCCTGCGGCCCGGGGCACCGTCTTCGGCACCCTCACCCTCGACGCCCGCCTCTCCGGCCGGGGCACGCGGCCCGAGGCCGTCCGCCGGTCGCTTTCCGGCACGGGAACGGTCCGGCTCGCCGACGGCCGGCTCACCGGCACGGGGCTGGTGCAGGGCCTGGCCGACTTCGTGGGGATCGAGGACCTCCGGGTCCTCCACTTCCGGAAGGCCGACGGCCGCTTCACCGTGAAGGACGGCAAGGTCCGCCTCGACGCCCGGCTCGGCGGCGGCGACGTCCGCCTGGCCCCCAAGGGGACGGTGGGCCTCGACGGCACCCTGGATCTCGCCCTCGGCGCCCGGCTCTCGCCGAAGCTCGCCGCCCGCCTCGACCGAAAGGGCGGGGTGACGCGCTACCTCGCCGACGCGGAGGGCTGGACCCTGCTCCCCCTCCGGGTCCGGGGCACGGCGGACCGCCCCCGGTTCGCCCTGGACGCCAAGGCCGTGAAACGACAGGTGAAGGAGCGGGCCAAGGGCGAGATCCGGAAGCGTGTCCTCGAGGAGATCTTCAAGGAAAAGGACGGAGAGAAGCGGCAACCGGACGGCGCCCGGCAACGGCCCGAGGAGCGGCTCCTCGACGACGCCCTCAAGGGGATCCTCGGCAACTGA
- a CDS encoding multiheme c-type cytochrome — protein sequence MKRRPGSVSLGLALFLAAMSCWSAALAEEKRAYPNMSKSADIVIKRGYSPEALKCIECHAKETPGIVAGWKEGRMAHAGVSCYDCHVVDASSPMASQCKGLKGTRIFTSPMVSPKTCARCHPTEVDQFSKSGHAKLASAPVVEKKKFKNLIYELEGGTFAGVPGESKLRLATRQSGCQMCHGAEVQLGPDRKPTNDSWPGGIGMRYPDGGVGNCVVCHNRHQFKISEARKPEACAKCHLGPDHPDIEIYYESSHGQIFLTDGENWKWDSAPDAWEPGDYTAPTCATCHMSGIGELNTTHNVNERLHWDLVHPKSVVRSGARGDGEKGRRLMRKVCANCHSTLHIDNHFAKLDRAVELYNFYFDKATAMIDTLKAKRLLKADPWKDPAQELHYYLWHHTGRRARHGAAMDGPDYAHWHGFFQIFQVYKDIEDIYNYRLKHNEIEELSPVMSTGPL from the coding sequence ATGAAGCGTCGTCCTGGGAGCGTGTCGTTGGGCCTGGCCTTGTTCCTGGCGGCCATGAGCTGTTGGTCCGCGGCCTTGGCCGAGGAGAAACGGGCCTATCCAAACATGTCCAAGAGCGCGGACATCGTGATCAAGCGGGGCTACTCTCCCGAGGCCCTGAAGTGCATCGAGTGCCACGCCAAGGAGACCCCGGGGATCGTGGCCGGCTGGAAGGAGGGCAGGATGGCCCATGCCGGCGTCTCTTGTTACGACTGCCACGTGGTGGACGCGAGCAGCCCCATGGCCAGCCAGTGCAAGGGGCTCAAGGGCACCCGGATCTTCACCTCGCCCATGGTCTCCCCGAAGACCTGCGCCCGGTGCCACCCCACGGAGGTGGACCAGTTCTCCAAGAGCGGCCACGCCAAGCTGGCCTCGGCCCCCGTGGTGGAGAAGAAAAAGTTCAAGAACCTCATCTATGAACTCGAAGGCGGGACCTTCGCCGGTGTCCCGGGCGAGAGCAAGCTGCGCCTGGCCACCAGGCAGAGCGGCTGCCAGATGTGCCACGGCGCCGAGGTCCAGCTGGGCCCGGACCGCAAGCCCACCAATGACAGCTGGCCCGGCGGCATCGGCATGCGGTACCCGGACGGCGGCGTGGGCAACTGCGTGGTGTGTCACAACAGGCACCAGTTCAAGATCTCGGAGGCCAGGAAACCCGAGGCCTGCGCCAAGTGTCACCTGGGCCCGGACCACCCGGACATAGAGATCTATTACGAGAGCAGCCACGGCCAGATCTTCCTCACCGACGGGGAGAACTGGAAGTGGGACAGCGCCCCGGACGCCTGGGAGCCCGGGGATTATACCGCTCCCACCTGCGCCACCTGCCACATGAGCGGCATCGGAGAGTTGAACACCACGCACAACGTCAACGAGAGGCTGCACTGGGACCTGGTCCACCCAAAGAGCGTGGTGCGGAGCGGCGCCAGGGGTGACGGAGAAAAGGGGCGCCGCCTCATGAGGAAGGTGTGCGCCAACTGCCACTCCACCCTCCACATAGACAACCACTTCGCCAAGCTGGACCGGGCGGTGGAGCTCTACAACTTCTACTTCGACAAGGCCACCGCCATGATCGACACCCTCAAGGCCAAGAGGTTGCTCAAGGCCGACCCGTGGAAGGACCCCGCCCAGGAACTCCACTACTACCTGTGGCATCACACCGGGCGCCGCGCCCGCCACGGAGCGGCCATGGACGGGCCCGACTACGCCCATTGGCACGGCTTCTTCCAGATCTTCCAGGTCTACAAGGACATCGAGGACATCTACAACTACAGGCTCAAGCACAACGAGATCGAGGAGCTCAGTCCTGTCATGTCCACGGGCCCCCTTTGA
- a CDS encoding NnrU family protein, with product MPRGLFLQCLALAAGWLAFFAWHSVLAADGPKAWAARHLPRLAPAWRLAYNVASTAWVAVLVALEHRVETPVAWDPLSGPLAPFTLAADAAAAVFFASALLRADPLHFAGIRQILVREVDPPDRLVTTGPWRWIRHPLFASGIVLVWGRRLEVHQACSALLITLYLVVGARLEERRLLRRFGDDYRRYMERTGRFLPRAGRRRRDGTKGGTGARGAAS from the coding sequence GTGCCCCGAGGTCTCTTCCTCCAGTGCCTGGCCCTGGCGGCCGGCTGGCTCGCCTTCTTCGCCTGGCATTCCGTCCTGGCCGCGGACGGACCGAAGGCCTGGGCCGCCCGGCACCTCCCCCGCCTCGCCCCGGCCTGGCGCCTGGCCTACAACGTCGCCTCCACCGCCTGGGTGGCCGTCCTGGTCGCCCTGGAACACCGCGTGGAGACCCCCGTGGCCTGGGACCCCCTCTCCGGCCCCCTCGCCCCCTTCACCCTGGCGGCGGACGCGGCGGCGGCCGTCTTCTTCGCCTCGGCGCTCCTCCGGGCCGATCCCCTCCACTTCGCGGGCATCCGGCAGATCCTCGTCCGCGAGGTGGACCCGCCCGACCGGCTGGTCACCACGGGGCCCTGGCGCTGGATCCGCCACCCGCTCTTCGCCTCCGGGATCGTCCTGGTCTGGGGCCGCCGCCTCGAGGTGCACCAGGCCTGCTCCGCCCTCCTCATCACCCTCTACCTCGTGGTGGGGGCCCGGCTGGAGGAACGGCGCCTGCTCCGGCGCTTCGGCGACGACTACCGGCGCTACATGGAACGGACGGGCCGCTTCCTGCCCCGGGCGGGCCGGCGGCGCCGGGACGGGACCAAGGGGGGGACGGGGGCACGGGGCGCCGCCTCGTAA
- a CDS encoding DUF2156 domain-containing protein: MIPSFPRFKALELADAAEVTEALRAAPPVTSELTFTNLFMWRRRYRFRLSRMGSAVAVFADPATGGSAFFLPPLGPGATAAAVRELFDWMAAEGFAPLMRRVSKAWAEELGLGPGTGFRVEETREDADYVYRVADLAALRGRRLRKKKNHLNHFLARVDFAFELLDAERAAECLELEAYWCRFRECAGHEDLRAEDEAVAEALRHWSDLPLRGGLVRIGGRVAAFSFGEPLNPETAVVHVEKADPEVRGLYVAVNHLCCRQVWREFRYVNREQDLGEPGLRKAKLSWDPAFLVEKVAVRPAAGAVGPGPPATEPWRNRL; encoded by the coding sequence ATGATCCCGTCCTTTCCGCGGTTCAAGGCCCTGGAGCTCGCCGACGCCGCGGAGGTGACGGAAGCCCTCCGTGCCGCGCCGCCGGTGACCTCTGAGCTCACCTTCACCAACCTCTTCATGTGGCGCCGCCGTTACCGGTTCCGCCTCTCCCGGATGGGCTCCGCCGTCGCCGTCTTCGCCGATCCCGCCACCGGGGGGTCCGCCTTTTTCCTCCCGCCCCTGGGGCCTGGGGCCACCGCGGCCGCGGTCCGGGAGCTCTTCGACTGGATGGCCGCCGAGGGCTTCGCCCCCCTCATGCGCCGCGTGTCCAAGGCCTGGGCCGAGGAACTCGGCCTCGGCCCGGGGACGGGCTTCCGGGTGGAAGAGACCCGCGAGGACGCGGACTACGTCTACCGGGTGGCGGACCTGGCGGCCCTCCGCGGGCGGCGCCTGCGGAAGAAGAAGAACCACCTCAACCACTTTCTCGCGCGGGTCGATTTCGCCTTCGAGCTTCTGGACGCAGAGCGTGCGGCCGAGTGCCTCGAGCTGGAGGCGTACTGGTGCCGGTTCCGGGAGTGCGCCGGGCACGAGGACCTTCGCGCCGAGGACGAGGCGGTGGCCGAAGCCCTCCGACACTGGTCCGACCTACCCCTCCGGGGCGGCCTCGTCCGGATCGGGGGGCGGGTGGCGGCCTTCAGCTTCGGGGAACCCCTCAACCCGGAGACCGCCGTGGTCCACGTGGAGAAGGCGGATCCGGAGGTCCGGGGTCTCTACGTGGCCGTCAACCACCTGTGCTGCCGCCAGGTCTGGAGGGAGTTCCGGTACGTCAACCGGGAGCAGGACCTGGGGGAGCCGGGCCTCCGCAAGGCCAAGCTCTCCTGGGACCCCGCCTTCCTGGTGGAGAAGGTGGCGGTGCGCCCGGCGGCCGGGGCCGTCGGGCCGGGCCCACCCGCTACTGAACCGTGGCGTAATCGTCTTTAA